From one Geoalkalibacter halelectricus genomic stretch:
- the pal gene encoding peptidoglycan-associated lipoprotein Pal, translating into MNRFHRVFRAAFVLVALSLVFSGCARQQPVDADIARAPAVTETRLPTTDPRAYDDAALQESRIREADRYDRVPGAAEIAAALERVHFEFDAYTLSSRAQEILTRNAAYLRANPEVKVLIEGHTDERGSDEYNLALGERRAQAVRNFLISLGIAPERLSVISYGEELPMDPASNEEAWAKNRRAEFKPVL; encoded by the coding sequence ATGAACAGGTTCCATCGGGTGTTTCGTGCTGCTTTTGTGCTTGTCGCCTTGTCCCTGGTGTTTTCCGGCTGTGCCAGGCAGCAGCCCGTCGATGCCGACATCGCGCGCGCGCCGGCGGTTACCGAAACTCGCCTGCCGACCACGGATCCGCGCGCTTATGACGACGCCGCCTTGCAGGAAAGCCGTATTCGCGAGGCGGATCGCTACGATCGTGTTCCCGGCGCCGCGGAGATCGCCGCGGCCCTGGAGCGGGTCCATTTCGAGTTTGATGCCTACACCCTGAGCTCGCGCGCCCAGGAAATCCTCACCCGCAACGCCGCCTATCTGCGCGCCAATCCCGAGGTCAAGGTGCTGATCGAAGGCCATACCGACGAGCGCGGCTCCGACGAATATAACCTGGCGCTGGGCGAGCGGCGCGCCCAGGCGGTGCGCAACTTCCTCATCTCCCTGGGCATCGCCCCCGAGCGGCTCTCCGTCATTTCCTACGGCGAGGAACTGCCCATGGATCCGGCCAGCAACGAAGAGGCCTGGGCCAAAAATCGCCGTGCCGAGTTTAAACCGGTCCTTTGA
- the ybgF gene encoding tol-pal system protein YbgF, whose product MKKLRTLIALLALSLLLGACLPSQSQLRLEQDQQELKRRLAELERHTLGRSQEQSQEMAGRIDVMARQQAENQAAMDALRVELQAINGRLEDSARSQAQFRDDLRLVRDDLGLKVSALEDRLAAMEGRGGAAAGVVGAVQPLAAPAVTPEALYQRGLDQIMRQNDFAAGRETLTQFLRQHPDHAMAINAQYWIGEAFYGEKRFENAILQFQDVIQQHGEHPKAAAAMLKQGLAFDALGDRGNARVIMEKVRESYPLSEEAKKAKEFLDQWS is encoded by the coding sequence ATGAAAAAGCTTCGTACTCTTATCGCCCTGCTGGCTCTGTCCCTGCTGCTCGGCGCCTGCCTGCCCAGCCAGAGCCAGTTGCGTCTCGAGCAGGACCAGCAGGAACTCAAGCGGCGCCTGGCCGAGCTTGAGCGCCACACCCTGGGCCGCTCCCAGGAACAGAGTCAGGAGATGGCCGGGCGCATTGACGTCATGGCGCGCCAGCAGGCCGAAAACCAGGCCGCCATGGACGCCCTGCGAGTCGAATTGCAGGCCATCAACGGTCGGTTGGAGGACAGCGCGCGCAGCCAGGCGCAATTTCGCGATGATCTGCGCCTGGTGCGCGACGATCTCGGCCTCAAGGTCAGCGCCCTCGAGGATCGCCTCGCCGCCATGGAAGGCCGGGGCGGAGCGGCGGCCGGCGTGGTGGGCGCGGTTCAGCCCCTGGCCGCGCCTGCCGTGACGCCAGAGGCCCTTTACCAGCGCGGCCTTGATCAGATCATGCGCCAAAATGATTTTGCCGCGGGCCGCGAGACTCTGACGCAATTCCTGCGCCAGCACCCCGATCACGCCATGGCCATCAACGCCCAGTACTGGATCGGCGAGGCCTTCTACGGGGAAAAGCGCTTCGAGAACGCCATCCTGCAATTCCAGGACGTCATCCAGCAGCACGGCGAACATCCCAAGGCCGCCGCCGCCATGCTCAAGCAGGGACTGGCCTTCGACGCCCTGGGTGATCGCGGCAACGCGCGGGTCATCATGGAGAAGGTGCGCGAGTCCTACCCCCTCTCCGAGGAAGCCAAAAAAGCCAAGGAATTTCTCGATCAGTGGAGCTGA
- the tolB gene encoding Tol-Pal system beta propeller repeat protein TolB: protein MLRNLLLVLLALTLATPAAAAQIEIRAPGQQTIPLALTTFLPRDAAGASPEIAEEIRQVLQANLELSGMFSFIDPAAFLSDAQRIGLLSSEVDFAQWRLLGAEVLIKGTYAVQGDSLTVEARLFDVTRRRLLDGRRYVGRLSDVRYTAHAFSDQILRSLTGIEGPFNTRIAFISDATGHKELYLMDVDGHNPIRITDHRSIVLNPDFSPVGRELIFTSYKETNPDVYRKEIYSGREARLSSRQGLNISPRYRPDGREIALTLSYQGQPDLYLIGTDGSLLRRLTQNWNIDVEPTWSPDGKQIAFISDRQGGPHIFIMDLQGDNLRRLTPAGTHNATPAWSPQGDRIAFSRLEQGRFDIYTIRPDGSDERRLTFGPGSKEHPRWSPDGRFLVYSSTQEGKKAIFVMRADGTVARRISAPGGEASHPAWSGRWQQ, encoded by the coding sequence ATGCTGCGCAACCTTCTGCTTGTCCTGCTGGCCCTGACCCTCGCCACCCCGGCCGCCGCGGCCCAGATCGAAATCCGCGCGCCGGGCCAGCAGACTATTCCCCTGGCCCTCACCACCTTTCTTCCCCGTGACGCCGCCGGCGCCTCGCCGGAAATCGCCGAGGAAATTCGCCAGGTGTTGCAGGCCAATCTCGAATTGAGCGGAATGTTTTCCTTCATCGACCCGGCGGCTTTTCTCTCCGACGCGCAGCGCATCGGTCTGCTCAGCAGCGAGGTGGATTTCGCCCAGTGGCGCCTGCTCGGCGCCGAGGTGCTGATCAAGGGAACCTACGCGGTGCAGGGCGACAGCCTCACCGTCGAGGCGCGCCTGTTCGACGTGACGCGTCGGCGCCTGCTCGACGGACGCCGCTATGTGGGGCGTCTCAGCGACGTGCGCTACACCGCGCACGCTTTCAGCGATCAAATTCTCAGGAGCCTGACTGGCATCGAAGGCCCCTTCAATACCCGCATCGCCTTTATTTCCGACGCCACCGGGCACAAGGAGCTCTACCTGATGGATGTGGACGGGCACAATCCCATCCGCATCACCGACCACCGCTCCATCGTGCTCAATCCCGATTTTTCGCCCGTCGGGCGGGAGCTGATCTTCACCTCCTACAAGGAGACCAACCCCGACGTCTATCGCAAGGAGATCTATTCCGGGCGCGAGGCGCGCTTGTCCTCGCGCCAGGGGCTCAACATCAGCCCGCGCTACCGTCCCGACGGGCGCGAGATCGCCCTGACCCTGAGCTACCAGGGCCAGCCGGACCTTTATCTGATAGGCACCGACGGCTCCCTGCTCCGGCGTCTCACCCAGAACTGGAACATCGACGTCGAGCCGACCTGGAGTCCGGACGGCAAGCAGATCGCTTTTATCTCCGACCGCCAGGGCGGGCCCCATATTTTCATCATGGACCTGCAGGGCGACAACCTGCGGCGCCTGACCCCGGCCGGCACCCACAACGCCACCCCGGCCTGGAGTCCGCAAGGTGATCGCATCGCTTTCAGCCGCCTGGAGCAGGGCCGCTTCGACATCTACACCATTCGTCCCGACGGCAGCGACGAGCGGCGTTTGACCTTCGGCCCGGGGAGCAAGGAGCATCCGCGCTGGAGTCCCGACGGCCGTTTTCTGGTCTACTCCTCGACCCAGGAGGGCAAAAAAGCGATCTTCGTCATGCGCGCCGACGGCACCGTTGCGCGGCGCATCTCTGCGCCCGGCGGCGAGGCGTCCCATCCCGCCTGGTCGGGGCGCTGGCAGCAATAA
- a CDS encoding endonuclease/exonuclease/phosphatase family protein, which translates to MSAENQSVDASWPVVRLACYNIHQGVGRDGRRDLERVARVIRSLRADVVVVQELHVFYGSSEERHQLEDLAAATGMVGISGPTLLRPDGHYGNAVLVRVPVARQRLHDLSHPGREPRGLVEVELDTAIGPLKLLATHLGLLPRERRGQVRRILELVETSPRPLVLAGDFNEWWPWGRPARWLGRAFPGMPAPATFPARFPLLALDRILVDPPQVLRSLEVVREGDVALASDHLPLLAELALPP; encoded by the coding sequence ATGTCTGCAGAAAACCAGAGCGTTGATGCGTCTTGGCCAGTAGTGCGGCTAGCCTGCTACAACATCCACCAGGGCGTGGGGCGCGATGGGCGCCGCGACCTGGAGCGCGTGGCGCGGGTTATTCGCTCCCTGCGCGCCGACGTGGTGGTGGTGCAGGAGCTGCATGTATTCTATGGCTCTTCCGAGGAGCGCCACCAACTCGAGGATCTGGCCGCGGCCACGGGCATGGTCGGGATCAGCGGCCCGACCCTGCTGCGCCCCGACGGCCATTACGGCAATGCCGTGCTGGTACGGGTTCCGGTGGCGCGTCAGCGCCTCCATGACCTCAGTCACCCCGGGCGCGAGCCGCGTGGTCTGGTGGAAGTGGAGCTGGACACGGCCATTGGTCCCTTGAAACTGCTCGCCACCCATCTGGGCCTGTTGCCGCGTGAGCGGCGCGGCCAGGTGCGGCGAATTCTGGAGCTGGTCGAAACCTCCCCGCGACCCCTGGTGCTGGCCGGAGATTTCAACGAGTGGTGGCCCTGGGGCCGCCCGGCGCGCTGGCTGGGGCGTGCCTTTCCCGGCATGCCGGCCCCCGCGACCTTCCCGGCACGTTTTCCGCTTCTGGCCCTGGATCGAATTCTGGTCGATCCGCCGCAAGTCCTGCGAAGTCTGGAGGTCGTGCGAGAGGGGGATGTGGCGCTGGCCTCCGATCATCTTCCCCTGCTCGCCGAGCTCGCCCTGCCGCCTTGA
- a CDS encoding N-formylglutamate amidohydrolase: MLRDWAGWQLILSCEHGGNQVPAAYRELLRDQGALLESHRGYDIGALELALDLARRLKVPLCAAQVTRLLVDLNRSPHNRRALFSEFSRTFSAREQETLLAEHYRPYRARVENLVAERLEQGGCVVHLAVHSFTPVLNGVTRPCDLGLLYDPRRACEASFCRDWQQRLHALAPELRIRRNYPYRGRSDALVTWLRRRLPAQRYLGLELEINQALALAGGRAWRELREILALSLAG, from the coding sequence ATGCTTAGGGACTGGGCCGGGTGGCAGCTGATTCTGAGCTGCGAGCACGGCGGCAATCAGGTGCCCGCCGCCTATCGGGAACTGTTGCGCGACCAAGGGGCGCTGCTGGAGAGCCACCGCGGCTACGATATCGGTGCTCTGGAACTGGCCCTTGATCTGGCACGGCGTCTCAAGGTGCCTCTCTGCGCGGCCCAGGTTACGCGGCTGCTGGTCGATCTCAACCGCTCGCCGCACAACCGCCGCGCCTTGTTTTCGGAATTCAGCCGCACCTTTTCGGCTCGGGAGCAGGAGACGCTGCTGGCGGAACACTACCGTCCCTACCGCGCGCGGGTCGAAAACCTGGTGGCGGAGCGGCTCGAACAGGGCGGCTGCGTGGTGCATCTGGCCGTGCACAGTTTTACCCCCGTCCTCAACGGCGTGACGCGGCCCTGTGATCTGGGCCTTCTCTATGACCCGCGCCGCGCGTGCGAAGCCTCCTTCTGCCGGGACTGGCAGCAGCGTCTGCACGCCCTGGCGCCGGAGTTGCGAATCCGGCGTAACTACCCCTATCGGGGCCGCTCCGATGCCCTGGTCACCTGGCTGCGGCGCCGCCTTCCCGCGCAGCGCTATCTGGGACTAGAGCTTGAGATCAACCAGGCCCTGGCCTTGGCCGGTGGGAGAGCCTGGCGCGAACTCCGCGAAATTCTGGCACTATCCCTGGCTGGGTGA
- a CDS encoding Rho termination factor N-terminal domain-containing protein, protein MNVAQIREIAKTMGIKATSKMKKNELIHAIQTHEGNADCYGAPWRLECGENDCLWRRDCQGH, encoded by the coding sequence ATGAATGTCGCCCAAATCCGGGAGATCGCCAAAACCATGGGGATCAAGGCCACCAGCAAGATGAAGAAGAACGAACTTATCCACGCCATCCAGACGCACGAAGGCAACGCCGATTGCTACGGCGCGCCCTGGCGGCTCGAATGCGGCGAAAACGACTGTCTGTGGCGGCGCGACTGCCAGGGTCATTGA
- a CDS encoding acyl-CoA dehydrogenase family protein: MRTTAQEEKRSLEVAEAARETEWRKPSFVKELFMGELRTDLVFPFPEQDAVDKARGDEILAQVREYLEKNLDPDRVDRTGNIPKPFIAGLAKLGLFGIKIPKEYGGLDLSQRNYNRIIHLVASHCASTAVFLSAHQSIGVPQPLKMFGTEEQKQAYLPRLAAGAISAFALTEPGVGSDPSRMSTCARLAEDGESWILNGEKLWITNGPIAELLIVMARTNDPQVDKPEISAFIVEGDSHGLDAAHRCDFMGLKGLRNGLLRFTEVRVPAANLLGRRGEGLRLALQTLNVGRLTLPAACAATMKQALAIATDFAANRNQWGAPVGHHEAVAAKIARMSADLFAVDSLAWLTSAMADAADTDIRLEAAMAKLYCTEALWRCVDDAVQVRGGRGYETADSLRGRGEAPVPTERLLRDARINLIIEGTSEIMHLFIAREALDAHLKVAGMSATATRMDVKSAARHYVKWYPLLWLPRTAVFKSVDLPWNLKRHLWFVERATRRLARDLFHRMLVHRQGLQKKQALLARLVDAGAELFAMSAVLARAGSRAAPPGAEKLADLFCRQARRRLGRLHREVYFNDDRQAYSRAREVLGGHYPWLTDNILSTWKNTESRE, encoded by the coding sequence ATGCGCACAACGGCTCAGGAAGAAAAGCGCTCCCTCGAGGTTGCCGAGGCCGCCCGGGAAACGGAATGGCGCAAGCCGAGCTTCGTCAAGGAGCTGTTCATGGGAGAACTGCGCACCGATCTGGTTTTCCCCTTTCCCGAGCAGGATGCGGTGGACAAGGCGCGCGGCGATGAGATCCTCGCTCAGGTGCGTGAGTATCTGGAGAAAAATCTCGATCCCGACCGGGTCGACCGCACCGGCAACATCCCCAAGCCCTTTATCGCCGGGCTGGCCAAGCTGGGCCTGTTCGGCATCAAGATTCCCAAGGAGTACGGCGGCCTGGACCTGTCCCAGCGCAACTACAACCGCATCATTCACCTGGTGGCGAGCCATTGCGCCTCGACCGCCGTATTTCTCAGCGCCCACCAGAGCATCGGCGTGCCTCAGCCCCTGAAAATGTTCGGCACCGAGGAGCAGAAACAGGCCTACCTGCCGCGCCTGGCCGCGGGAGCGATCAGCGCCTTTGCCCTGACCGAGCCCGGGGTGGGTTCGGATCCCTCGCGCATGAGCACCTGCGCGCGGCTCGCCGAGGATGGTGAAAGCTGGATTCTCAACGGCGAAAAACTCTGGATCACCAACGGCCCCATTGCCGAGCTGCTCATCGTGATGGCGCGCACCAACGATCCCCAGGTCGACAAGCCCGAGATCAGCGCCTTTATCGTCGAAGGCGACAGCCACGGCCTGGACGCCGCGCACCGCTGCGACTTCATGGGCCTCAAGGGCCTGCGCAACGGGTTGCTGCGCTTCACCGAGGTGCGCGTGCCGGCCGCGAATCTGCTCGGCCGGCGCGGCGAGGGGCTGCGTCTGGCGCTGCAGACCCTCAATGTCGGCCGCCTGACCCTGCCGGCGGCCTGCGCCGCGACCATGAAGCAGGCCTTGGCCATCGCGACGGATTTCGCCGCCAACCGCAACCAGTGGGGGGCTCCGGTGGGCCATCACGAGGCCGTGGCGGCCAAGATCGCACGCATGAGCGCCGATCTGTTCGCGGTGGACAGCCTGGCCTGGCTGACCTCGGCCATGGCCGACGCCGCCGACACGGACATTCGCCTCGAAGCAGCCATGGCCAAGCTCTACTGCACCGAAGCCCTGTGGCGCTGCGTGGATGATGCCGTGCAAGTGCGCGGCGGGCGCGGCTACGAGACCGCCGATTCCCTACGCGGCCGCGGCGAGGCGCCGGTACCCACAGAGCGATTGCTGCGCGACGCGCGCATCAATCTTATCATCGAGGGCACCAGCGAGATCATGCACCTGTTCATCGCCCGCGAGGCCCTCGACGCCCACCTCAAGGTGGCGGGCATGAGCGCCACGGCGACGCGCATGGATGTGAAAAGCGCGGCACGCCATTACGTCAAGTGGTATCCGCTGCTGTGGCTGCCGCGCACCGCGGTGTTCAAAAGCGTCGATCTGCCCTGGAACCTCAAGCGCCACCTGTGGTTCGTGGAGCGCGCCACCCGGCGCTTGGCGCGGGATCTCTTCCACCGCATGCTGGTGCACCGGCAGGGATTGCAGAAAAAGCAGGCGCTGCTGGCGCGGCTGGTCGATGCCGGCGCCGAACTCTTCGCCATGAGCGCCGTGCTCGCGCGGGCGGGCAGTCGCGCGGCGCCGCCCGGCGCCGAAAAGCTGGCCGATCTGTTCTGCCGCCAGGCGCGCCGGCGCCTGGGCCGCCTGCACCGCGAAGTTTATTTCAACGACGACCGCCAGGCCTATTCGCGCGCCCGCGAAGTGCTGGGCGGGCACTATCCGTGGTTGACGGACAATATCCTGAGTACCTGGAAGAATACGGAGTCGCGGGAATGA
- a CDS encoding phosphotransacetylase family protein gives MVRKIFVAATGQNCGKTTTSISLLQLALKKYPRVGFIKPLGPKATVFEGLAVDKDAALMAQVFGLRKQLPHMSPVVLQPDTTRRMIDGEIDPRDLERKILAAFAQLEEQCDFIIIEGAGHTGVGSVLELSNARIARLLDAPVLMVTGGGVGNVIDAVHLNLALFREQGVRVRGLVANKLVPEKREITLDYLRRAFARQSLQVLGGFNFQPVLANPTLRRIARLLNAPLEGDQSEAGRIIHHVQIGAASTQRVTELLQDSSLLLVTSTRDELLVTLANLYQMEEYRPKLVGLVIPGIIPVSKITQKILDRSHIPYLRTTRHTTSGLHNLITEDVSKITAEDTEKLALLRELAPMRFDFDAVDALCAP, from the coding sequence ATGGTCCGAAAAATCTTTGTCGCCGCCACCGGCCAGAACTGCGGCAAGACCACCACCAGCATCTCCCTGCTGCAACTGGCGTTGAAAAAGTATCCCCGCGTCGGCTTCATCAAGCCATTGGGTCCCAAGGCCACGGTTTTCGAGGGCCTGGCGGTGGACAAGGATGCCGCCCTCATGGCCCAGGTCTTCGGCCTGAGAAAGCAGCTGCCGCACATGTCGCCGGTGGTGCTGCAACCCGACACCACCAGGCGCATGATCGACGGCGAGATCGACCCTCGAGACCTGGAACGCAAGATCCTCGCGGCCTTCGCCCAACTCGAGGAGCAGTGCGATTTCATCATCATCGAGGGTGCCGGCCACACCGGCGTCGGCTCGGTGCTGGAGTTGTCCAATGCGCGCATCGCGCGGCTGCTCGACGCCCCGGTGCTGATGGTCACCGGCGGCGGGGTCGGCAACGTCATTGACGCCGTCCACCTCAACCTGGCCCTGTTTCGCGAGCAAGGAGTCAGGGTGCGGGGCCTGGTCGCCAACAAACTGGTTCCGGAGAAACGCGAGATCACCCTCGACTACCTGCGCCGCGCCTTCGCCCGCCAATCCCTGCAGGTGCTCGGCGGCTTCAATTTCCAGCCGGTGCTGGCCAACCCCACCCTGCGGCGCATTGCCCGGCTACTCAATGCGCCCCTGGAGGGCGACCAGAGCGAGGCCGGCCGCATCATCCATCACGTCCAGATCGGCGCCGCCTCCACTCAGCGCGTCACCGAACTGCTGCAGGATTCCAGCCTGCTCCTCGTCACCAGCACCCGCGACGAACTGCTGGTCACCCTGGCCAATCTCTACCAGATGGAGGAATACCGCCCCAAGCTGGTGGGGCTGGTCATTCCCGGCATCATCCCCGTCAGCAAGATCACCCAGAAAATCCTCGATCGCAGCCACATCCCCTACCTGCGTACCACCCGCCACACCACCTCGGGCCTGCACAACCTGATCACCGAGGATGTTTCCAAAATCACCGCCGAGGACACGGAAAAACTTGCCCTGCTGCGCGAACTTGCCCCCATGCGCTTTGATTTCGACGCGGTCGACGCCCTGTGCGCGCCCTGA
- a CDS encoding DoxX family protein, with translation MWRFLNKHRDMGLLLMRLGLGVMFLFHGVPKILGGPERWYQLGLAMGYLGIDFLPHMWGIAAALAETLGALCLLFGFFMRPACLVLAFTMAVAATMHLGRGGGLQAASHAIELGIVFCGLLILGPGRYSFDRS, from the coding sequence ATGTGGAGATTTCTCAACAAGCACCGCGACATGGGATTGCTGCTCATGCGCCTCGGGCTGGGCGTCATGTTTCTCTTCCACGGTGTCCCGAAGATTCTCGGCGGGCCCGAGCGCTGGTACCAGCTCGGTCTGGCCATGGGCTATCTGGGCATCGACTTTCTCCCGCACATGTGGGGCATCGCCGCGGCCCTGGCCGAAACCCTCGGCGCCCTGTGCCTGTTGTTCGGTTTTTTCATGCGGCCGGCCTGCCTGGTGCTGGCCTTCACCATGGCGGTGGCCGCCACCATGCACCTGGGCCGCGGCGGCGGTTTGCAGGCTGCCTCCCACGCCATCGAGTTGGGGATCGTATTCTGCGGCCTGCTGATCCTCGGCCCCGGCCGCTACAGCTTCGACCGGAGCTGA
- a CDS encoding dihydrolipoyl dehydrogenase family protein — translation MSSKYDFIILGSGTTAFAAACKASSLGARVLMVEQSKLGGTCVNWGCVPSKTLIHKAKEFYAAVRSAPFGINLRAEEPDYALLMQAKIKAVEDLRREHYQQVLDADERIEVLRGHGRFLSPRELQVGAEVLVHDKFLIATGGTPRSLRLPGLVEAGYLNSYSALNLPAFPASLLIIGGGVVAVEMGQMFARFGTRVTIVERGDRLLKEFDARLVALFAEILHDEGVELIYNFEATEVRREGEQVCLHGRTSQGEGDCCLRAERILLAVGTAPASTDIGLEETGVARDEGGFISVDEEMRTNVAGIWAAGDVTGPPLIAPSGAREGEVAAENMLNPAAHRRIDHRTTPMAVFVDPELAMVGISSAQARAAGKAVVETFLPLDRVAKAHVMGGRRGGFVLCAERGSGRILGAQALAPRAADLIHEATLAVRFGLSVHDLAETVHVYPTIADGLRLAAVENLRHQP, via the coding sequence ATGAGCAGCAAATACGATTTCATCATCCTCGGCTCCGGAACCACCGCCTTTGCCGCCGCGTGCAAGGCCTCTTCCCTGGGCGCGCGGGTGCTCATGGTCGAGCAGAGCAAGCTCGGCGGCACCTGCGTCAACTGGGGCTGCGTGCCGAGCAAGACCCTCATTCACAAGGCCAAGGAGTTCTACGCCGCGGTGCGCAGCGCTCCCTTCGGCATCAACCTGCGCGCCGAGGAGCCCGACTACGCCCTGCTCATGCAGGCCAAGATCAAGGCCGTGGAGGATCTGCGCCGCGAGCACTATCAGCAGGTGCTCGACGCCGATGAGCGCATCGAGGTGCTGCGCGGCCACGGCCGCTTTCTCTCCCCGCGCGAACTGCAGGTCGGCGCCGAGGTCCTGGTCCACGACAAGTTTCTCATTGCCACTGGCGGGACGCCGCGCAGCCTGCGGCTGCCGGGGCTGGTCGAGGCGGGCTACCTCAACAGCTATTCGGCCTTGAACCTGCCGGCGTTTCCCGCCTCCTTGCTGATCATCGGCGGCGGTGTGGTGGCGGTGGAGATGGGGCAAATGTTCGCCCGCTTCGGCACCCGGGTGACCATCGTGGAGCGCGGCGATCGGCTGCTCAAGGAATTCGACGCGCGGCTGGTCGCCCTGTTCGCCGAGATTCTGCACGACGAAGGCGTCGAACTGATTTACAATTTCGAGGCCACGGAGGTACGGCGCGAGGGCGAGCAAGTCTGCCTGCATGGGCGCACCAGCCAGGGCGAGGGTGATTGCTGCCTGCGCGCCGAGCGCATCCTGCTGGCGGTGGGCACCGCCCCGGCCAGCACCGACATCGGCCTTGAGGAGACCGGCGTGGCGCGCGACGAAGGCGGCTTTATCAGTGTCGATGAAGAGATGCGCACCAACGTTGCGGGTATATGGGCGGCCGGGGACGTCACCGGGCCGCCGCTCATCGCTCCCTCGGGCGCGCGCGAAGGCGAGGTGGCCGCTGAGAATATGCTCAACCCCGCTGCCCATCGCCGCATCGATCATCGCACCACGCCCATGGCGGTGTTTGTCGATCCCGAATTGGCCATGGTCGGCATCAGCAGCGCCCAGGCGCGCGCCGCCGGCAAAGCGGTGGTCGAGACCTTCTTGCCCCTCGATCGGGTGGCCAAGGCCCATGTCATGGGGGGCCGACGGGGCGGCTTCGTGCTGTGCGCCGAGCGGGGTTCGGGACGGATTCTCGGGGCGCAGGCCCTGGCGCCGCGCGCCGCCGACCTCATCCACGAGGCGACCTTGGCGGTGCGCTTTGGCTTAAGCGTCCACGATCTGGCCGAAACCGTGCATGTCTATCCGACCATTGCCGACGGCCTGCGCCTGGCGGCGGTGGAAAATCTGCGTCATCAGCCCTGA
- a CDS encoding cytochrome-c peroxidase, giving the protein MLRILLSTAMLAFLCLGSAWADDDLMRRAKAMFQPIPDTPPVLDGNPATPERVDLGRMLYFDPRLSKSQLISCQTCHNVGLAGADLQEVSTGHGWQRGPRNSPTTFNAVFNVAQFWDGRAQDLAEQAKGPVQASVEMNNTPERVMETLASMPGYVEAFKASFPGEEEPLTFDNMAKAIEVFEATLITPNAPFDQFLKGDADALSATEKDGLRAFMGKGCASCHNGVNLGGLGYFPFGVVERPGTDIMPEDDLGRYQVTATAADKYVFRSPPLRNVAITQPYFHSGRVWKLRDAVAIMGSAQLGIQISDEEADQITAFLATLTGDQPEVTHPVLPPTTERTPRPILD; this is encoded by the coding sequence ATGCTGCGAATCCTCTTATCCACCGCGATGCTAGCCTTTCTGTGCCTGGGGTCGGCCTGGGCCGACGACGATCTGATGCGGCGCGCCAAGGCCATGTTTCAGCCGATTCCCGACACGCCGCCGGTGCTCGACGGCAATCCCGCCACCCCGGAGCGCGTCGATCTGGGGCGCATGCTCTATTTTGATCCGCGCCTGTCCAAGTCCCAGCTGATCAGCTGTCAGACCTGCCACAACGTCGGGCTGGCCGGCGCCGACCTGCAGGAGGTCTCCACCGGGCACGGCTGGCAGCGCGGGCCGCGCAATTCGCCCACCACCTTCAATGCCGTGTTCAACGTCGCGCAGTTCTGGGACGGCCGCGCCCAGGATCTGGCCGAGCAGGCCAAGGGCCCGGTGCAGGCCTCGGTGGAAATGAACAACACTCCCGAGCGGGTCATGGAAACCCTGGCCAGCATGCCCGGTTATGTCGAAGCCTTCAAGGCCTCCTTCCCGGGAGAAGAAGAGCCTTTGACCTTTGACAACATGGCCAAGGCCATCGAGGTCTTCGAGGCCACCCTGATCACGCCCAACGCCCCCTTCGATCAGTTTCTCAAGGGCGACGCGGACGCTCTTAGCGCCACGGAAAAAGACGGCCTGCGCGCCTTCATGGGCAAGGGTTGCGCCAGCTGCCACAACGGCGTCAACCTCGGCGGTCTGGGTTATTTCCCCTTCGGCGTGGTGGAGCGCCCCGGCACCGATATCATGCCCGAGGACGATCTCGGCCGCTACCAGGTGACCGCCACGGCCGCCGACAAGTACGTGTTTCGCTCGCCGCCCCTGCGCAATGTGGCCATCACCCAACCCTATTTCCATTCCGGCCGGGTGTGGAAACTGCGTGACGCGGTCGCCATAATGGGATCCGCGCAGCTCGGTATTCAGATCTCGGACGAGGAAGCCGATCAGATCACGGCCTTTTTGGCGACCCTGACCGGGGATCAGCCCGAAGTTACGCACCCGGTGCTGCCGCCGACTACCGAGCGGACGCCCAGGCCCATTCTGGATTAA